TTATATTTGCTGAAGGCGTAAACGTGAGCATGAATAATCTATGCATTAGCTCTGTGACCTCTCCAGGATGTACTCTGCCTATCACCCAGCTGTGACCCTGAagtggataagcagaagaagagggCTCTTACCTCATCCTGAAAGAGGTGCTCTACAGCTGGACTAATGTCTGATTAAAGTGGACCTATGATGATTTTCCTTATTTTATATTATCCATGTAACTGTGATGAATTAAACTTTACATAATGAAGTCGTCGCGTGTACAAACAATCTCTGAGTGTTTTTGATGATTTTAGTGAGAGCAGGTATCCTTAGTAAAGCCACACTCATCTTCTCTTTAAACCTTTTGTCTGCACtattcagccaatcagaagatggCTAGCTTAAAGGGAAGGACTAGaaagctaaaacagcttgtgtAAGACAGTGGATGCTCTGAGGGACTGTACCAAGATAAATAAGGGTCATTTTTacctgtgaatcatgcaaagcttctCTAGAAGCTGAGAATAAAATTATAGCATTGGAAATTGCAAAGCTTAAGGGTAACAGCTGCACACAAAGTAAAAGCTTAGCATAAATTAGACCCTTGGATGACATTTTGATACCAAAACTGAATTTATTGGCATAATCAGGCTAGAACAGAGGAATCTCACTATTTGTATCTATTGACAttcaaagtgaaaagaaaaaaacaaagtgaacagacaagaaaaactgaaagaaggTATGGCTTTGGTTAAATAACCTCTACGAAAGTCATTTTGAAAAGACGACTGTTACAGGATATCTTAAAtacagtgagagaaaaaaaagaattaaggcTCTAGAATTCCCTGAACAAGACAAAAAGCCAAATCTGTCTGCTGTGTATGAATAACCATGTACAGAACCCCAACCTGGTGGTCATACAGTAGATGCTACTCAGACGCTGAGGGAGACAAGTCATCCTAGTCCTACCAGTTATTCTAGCAGACCACCAGGCTCTCATTTTTACAAACTCACAGACTAATAACATGAAAACAGAACAGCGGACTCTTGACCTGCTCTCAGTATTTTTTGCTGAATTTGCCAGTGTTATTAGACATGATACAATGGCACAGACAGCCTAAGAAATAGATGCTGATGCTGAAATACAAAGCTGTTAATCCACAGTTGCATAGTTATCGGAATATCACAGGCAAATTGTGTGTACGGTTTGCATTctctcaaaaacaaacattcatcAGCTTCTCGATACAGTAATATCAGCAAAGACATCCAAATATCTCCGCTATGCCTTCCAAGCAGCCCTTTCCTTCTTTTAACGAGTGGTTATTAAACACATGTACATGCTTACAATGTAGCTGCATTGGACatgtacaaaaaacaacaacaaaaattctCAGGATGTACTCAGAAACAGTAAGGGTAGTgtagcacaaaaacactgtacaCCCAATATCTCTGTGCAGCTTCACTTTACTGTACGAGGCAAATCCAACAAACTGCTTTTAGACTCGCTTTAATTCAGAGGAACCAAAAGGAATGATTTGGCAGCACATGTAATGAAGAGTGAACACCGCAGTGACTGCTGAGTCAAATATTAATCCATGCTCAGTTTGCCCTTGACTGCTTTGTAACACAGTATGCACCTTTAATTAAAATATGACATACTAGAAAGGGGTTTCTGGTCAAGGGACACTAAAGATGCATTTCACCATAAAACACAACTCTATCAGTTATATAAAGATGTGCCTTATCTGACTTTATACTAGGGAGGAGAGAACGTAAAAGGCCTTTTATCCTGatcatttgttaaaaaaaagtttatattgTGTAAAAACAACAGGTCACCTGTTCCCTGCCATATGTTCATTGTTTTGATTTCTAAAATGACGCACTCAACCAGTGAGTAACTTTACCACACACCGAGCATTTCATAGATCAGAGTTTCAGTGTGCTTAGTAACAATTTATCACCttctaaaaagataaaaaataaaacgatTTGAGggttacacacatacacatacatacacactcaaaacaaacaagacagctgcttgtttcagcACATCTAAGTAGACTGGGAGAAAAGTTGCTGTCTtggaggggggggaaaaagattTTCCTTTAAAGACCGAATATACCTTCATCCGATATAGTCACCCGCTCACAACACATAAAAAGCTTCACAAATAAACTGCTGTcaatctaaaaataataataattctgaatgacatgaaaaacatttagtctggCCGAAGCAGCACACCGCTTCAACCACATGCACATACTTAGCCCATACACACTTCCAACGCCATCATCCAGAGACGGCTTCCTGCGATACAAACTAAACCCGTTCTCACTCTCCCTGTGCTAGAAATGCTTCAGACTCTCATTTTAGCCCTGACCCAAGTGTGCCAGTGTTAAACGTTCCCCCTAACTCTCTAACTGAACAGCTTGATGAAGCAGCCGTGGCAGTAGGGTTTGTCGTTTTGCTCTTTAAAGGTGCCTTTGTTGAGCTGTTTCAGGCAGAAGGCACAGACAAAATGCTCCGGGTGAAACTTCTTGGACATGGCTGTGATGCAGCGCCCCGTGATGGGCTTCTGGCAGCCGGAGCAGAGGGAGCCGCGGCGCTCGTGGTAGTGCACTTCACAGTAGGGTTGGCCATCGTGCTCAAAAAAGCTTCCATTCACAAATGGGGTGAAGCACTcctgcagaaacaaacacacacgttaTTATTTTAGTACTCTTTTTCTTACAAGGCATGCAAACTATTATAGAAAAGTTCCTGACTAAAGCATAACACTAACCCTGCAAACAAAACACTCGGGATGCCAAAGACAGTTCAGAGCTGAGATGTAATTTTCCAGAATGGCTCTGGCACAGCCGCCGCATTTCGGTGCAAACATGTCAAAGTAATCTTTCCTGCAGTATGCCTTTCCATCCTTTTCATGAAAACCTGAAAGTAGAACGAGACAAGAGATTATATCCACTCTAAAGTAGAGAGAAACTGCTAAGCAGTATGATTCAAAACATATACTTGTATCACTTTACCCTCAGGGCCAAAGAAAGAGCCACACTGAGCGCAGAAGAAGTGTTCGGGATGCCATGTCCTATCCAGCGCCGTCACAACTTTCTGAATGGACATTGAAGACATTTATAGGCTGACACGTCTACAGCAGAGACCACATGTGTGGAGAGCAGTGACTCACATCCAGTATGGGCCCGTTGCAGTAGTAGCACCGCGGAGAGAACAGATTGTGGTAATCCTTCTCACAGTAGGGCTGTCCTTCACGTTCAAAAAAGTTCCTGGAGCCGATTTCCTCTTGACAGTGTGTGCACACAAAGTGTTCGGGGTGCCATGTGCGGCCCATGGCGGTCACCACCTAAAAAATAATTGACAAAAAACAGATAACCAAAGCATGATTAGAAAACATCTATTTATGTTACAGACAAAAGATTACCTTAACCGAACCATCTCACCTGTCCCACAATCGGCTTACAGCAGGCTCCGCAAACTCCTTTAGCGACTGTCTGCACGCCCAGTTTGTTGAGGTCAGACTGCAGGCTGCCAAGCATGTTGTCCAGCTTGTTGACCTGTGTCGGGGGTCCACCGGAGACACCACCCTTCCCTTGGGCCATAATCTGAAATGGTTCAGTATGAAAATAGTTATTTACTGTtgaaatgtaacaaaaatatttaagttTAGGGTTACTTAACTTTAAAATAAGTGTGAAAAACAGAAGGAATAAAAGAGGGAGGGGTTCATGCCTGCATTGGAGGGAAGATGGGGTCATACTCAGTTTGGCAGCCTACAGAGACCAGGACTTTGGGTGCAACTGGGGGAACCGAGTCCACTGTTGGTGGCTGGGTTGGGGTTTTTAGGACAGGAGGAGGTGGCTCTGGTTTAGGCGTAGAAGGGTTCTGAACTGGAGCCGGTGGAGGTGAGGCTTTTATGAACTGCCGAGGTGGAGCAGGAACTGGTTCGTGAATGTGGTGGGTACGTTGTGGAGgtggtgaaggaggtggaggaggtgggggtggTATTGGGACAGGGGGGTGCTGTACAGGGAGGGGTCGCTTAGGTTCTTCTATGACAGGGGGGCGACGAGGGGTagggggagagggaggtggCAGCACCTTCCTCACAGGGACAGGAGACTCGGGGGGAATTATGATctgaagaaaagaggaaaaacagaaggaaggAGACAGGAAATGTgcagaaaagggaaacaaaaagtgaaataattGCGAAAGGAGAATTTGTGGAAACTGTCAAGCACACTGAAGCCAACCTTGTCGACCTCACTGCCCGCCCCATCGGGACGATATCGCTGAGGTTTGGACGTGACGATGACACCCTCCGTCAGCCAATCATCGGACTGTTTGCGCCTCCGTTCTGAGCGGCCGATCCCAAGCTTACCCTGAAGCTCTTCTATGAGACGGTCCTGGGAAGAGTTCTTGTTTACAATGATGGGTCCCATCTTCCTGCGCAGGTGAGCCTCTCGGTACATGGGGTGCACATTGGGAGTCTCCTTAGTGCGCCTAATAACTGATTTTATCTAAgagcagggagggagggagcgaACACCTTATCATATGTCCACTCCAATTTACAAGCTCAAGCACTTACAGCAGAGCACTGAGGCAGCAGGTCAGTCCCACCAGCCGTTTTCAAGTCACTGACGTGCCGGCAAAGCAGTGGTCACGAGCTCGGAGTCCCATATTAGGAACTTCATGCATGCTTTCAGCAGAAGCCACTGCTATCGATGATCTAACTCTCATCCTTCAGTTTCTCAAGCAGCCACATAAACATCAGGTCTCagtttggtccttcacacaaaTGCAGTGGTGCCATGCAGAGTGGTGGTGCTGCCAAACAGCAGGTTAGTTGTAAGAGTAGTTTCCAAGCAAAATCTATTAATTAGCTTGCTTCAACTCCTTCAGCCTCTTCCTTACAAGGCATTTTCttctaaataaatacatgtagtTTCTACATATCGATCAAAGCTTAAAAATTTAGCGTTTTTCTGCCTGGTTTATTTGCCTGGCTAAAGTAACTGGGCGCGTCTCCTCCAAGGTCTGTTTACAGGGATGAAAAGAATCGAGCTCAAGCCAATCACAGCCCTGATGATACTGAAAGCTAACAAGTCAATCATAATCGTATCTGATGTAAGGATCATAGTAGTGGTCAAAATAGCAGATAAAATATTAGATGCCATGTTTTAGTTTTTCAAAAAACATGCAAGATAAACCCTTGCAGCAGAGGCTGGGATTTAAAGGCGCATCAGTCTCATTAGCTagcaaaacaacattttaaaatcaggCAGGGCCGGCGAAGCGTACATGTCCAGACGCTGAGACTCTGTCTATAGTGGGAGTCTGAAGCAGGGGCAGGTCCAGGGTGACGTCAGGGGTCCCGGGGCATGATGATGGGGTCATGGACTCATCCATCCAGCTGGCCTCTGTCAGTGGGGTCATGCTGCCATCTGTATAGAGCCTCTCAGTGTAAGGGGTCATGGTGCCATCCAGACCGTCATGTAAGGACATGGACAGCTCTTCGTCTGCCCAGTCCAGGTCTCCATTCCCATCTGTGCCTCCGTCCACTGAATCGTCTGTAAAAGTGTTGGTGAAAGTGTCTGGCTGGACGCTGCTTCTGTCCAAGGGTAGGATGAGCTCCTCGTGCACCTCCTGCATTCCTCTGCCAAGACACTCTGCATCATTCTTCAGCTGAGGTCCATCCACATTCGCCATTGTGTGATTTTGTGAAAAACTCATTGCTAGAAGCTTGTCTAGTGCCTCATCCAGGGATGGCTCTACCACAGGGGGTTGCTGTACAGTGAAGTTGGTGGTTGTATGGGTTGCAGGTGGTGTCTCCAGCAACTGTCTGTTGTGGTTATTAAAGGCCATTGGAGAAGAGACTATTAGTGGCGAGACTGGAGATGGTGAGGATGTTTTTGAAGGtgaagacagagagacaaaaacgGGGAGGGGTGAGGGGGCTGAGACCTGAGGGGTGAAGTTTTGGGTTGTAGGTAAAGACGAAGAGGAGAAACTGACATCGAGATCATAAAAACAAGGAGAACCCTTGCTTACACTCTCAGGAGCACAGGAGGATTTACCTCCAGAAGCTGAGGGTGAGACCCGTTCTACAGATGGACTTGGGGACTTGGAGGACTTGTGATCCAGGACAGTGATAACTGAGGTAAGTGAAGGGGTAGTGGTATTGGAAGGACTTGGGCTACTTCTTAGCAGGTTGGAGTTCG
This genomic stretch from Astatotilapia calliptera chromosome 12, fAstCal1.2, whole genome shotgun sequence harbors:
- the pxnb gene encoding paxillin isoform X4, whose product is MNELHLSDALLADLESTTSHISKRPVFLPDETPYSIPTGGQPYQDVTLPPPVPPPPSAEALNGSLRDQPDSHHSSQQSLGSAQKSSWSRDSSSSPLSHIEEDHVYSFPNKQKTSDSSTTAMTSALGSNLSELDRLLLELNAVQQSSPSFPTTEEAAPPLPSCSITHYENGGTPDILVSPPPQEKPKRNGRMEDARPTVESLLDELEGSVPSPSPPTRHSDLDTSSQQQARISASCATRELDELMASLSDFKIMAQGKGGVSGGPPTQVNKLDNMLGSLQSDLNKLGVQTVAKGVCGACCKPIVGQVVTAMGRTWHPEHFVCTHCQEEIGSRNFFEREGQPYCEKDYHNLFSPRCYYCNGPILDKVVTALDRTWHPEHFFCAQCGSFFGPEGFHEKDGKAYCRKDYFDMFAPKCGGCARAILENYISALNCLWHPECFVCRECFTPFVNGSFFEHDGQPYCEVHYHERRGSLCSGCQKPITGRCITAMSKKFHPEHFVCAFCLKQLNKGTFKEQNDKPYCHGCFIKLFS
- the pxnb gene encoding peroxisome proliferator-activated receptor gamma coactivator-related protein 1 isoform X2; translated protein: MDDLDALLADLESTTSHISKRPVFLPDETPYSIPTGGQPYQDVTLPPPVPPPPSAEALNGSLRDQPDSHHSSQQSLGSAQKSSWSRDSSSSPLSHIEEDHVYSFPNKQKTSDSSTTAMTSALGSNLSELDRLLLELNAVQQSSPSFPTTEEAAPPLPSCSITHYENGGTPDILVSPPPQEKPKRNGRMEDARPTVESLLDELEGSVPSPSPPTRHSDLDTSSQQQARISASCATRELDELMASLSDFKPSSLGSLLEPAGASSSSCHTPMSSSISPMASPSLSLSHPSACASPLFSLPAGLELHIDEDGGDGGMLRPHPSHLSPHSPTSSYSATSELDLDSVIDVSAIMLSSQTKSLLVLSQSASSNSNLLRSSPSPSNTTTPSLTSVITVLDHKSSKSPSPSVERVSPSASGGKSSCAPESVSKGSPCFYDLDVSFSSSSLPTTQNFTPQVSAPSPLPVFVSLSSPSKTSSPSPVSPLIVSSPMAFNNHNRQLLETPPATHTTTNFTVQQPPVVEPSLDEALDKLLAMSFSQNHTMANVDGPQLKNDAECLGRGMQEVHEELILPLDRSSVQPDTFTNTFTDDSVDGGTDGNGDLDWADEELSMSLHDGLDGTMTPYTERLYTDGSMTPLTEASWMDESMTPSSCPGTPDVTLDLPLLQTPTIDRVSASGHIKSVIRRTKETPNVHPMYREAHLRRKMGPIIVNKNSSQDRLIEELQGKLGIGRSERRRKQSDDWLTEGVIVTSKPQRYRPDGAGSEVDKIIIPPESPVPVRKVLPPPSPPTPRRPPVIEEPKRPLPVQHPPVPIPPPPPPPPSPPPQRTHHIHEPVPAPPRQFIKASPPPAPVQNPSTPKPEPPPPVLKTPTQPPTVDSVPPVAPKVLVSVGCQTEYDPIFPPMQIMAQGKGGVSGGPPTQVNKLDNMLGSLQSDLNKLGVQTVAKGVCGACCKPIVGQVVTAMGRTWHPEHFVCTHCQEEIGSRNFFEREGQPYCEKDYHNLFSPRCYYCNGPILDKVVTALDRTWHPEHFFCAQCGSFFGPEGFHEKDGKAYCRKDYFDMFAPKCGGCARAILENYISALNCLWHPECFVCRECFTPFVNGSFFEHDGQPYCEVHYHERRGSLCSGCQKPITGRCITAMSKKFHPEHFVCAFCLKQLNKGTFKEQNDKPYCHGCFIKLFS
- the pxnb gene encoding peroxisome proliferator-activated receptor gamma coactivator-related protein 1 isoform X1 — translated: MNELHLSDALLADLESTTSHISKRPVFLPDETPYSIPTGGQPYQDVTLPPPVPPPPSAEALNGSLRDQPDSHHSSQQSLGSAQKSSWSRDSSSSPLSHIEEDHVYSFPNKQKTSDSSTTAMTSALGSNLSELDRLLLELNAVQQSSPSFPTTEEAAPPLPSCSITHYENGGTPDILVSPPPQEKPKRNGRMEDARPTVESLLDELEGSVPSPSPPTRHSDLDTSSQQQARISASCATRELDELMASLSDFKPSSLGSLLEPAGASSSSCHTPMSSSISPMASPSLSLSHPSACASPLFSLPAGLELHIDEDGGDGGMLRPHPSHLSPHSPTSSYSATSELDLDSVIDVSAIMLSSQTKSLLVLSQSASSNSNLLRSSPSPSNTTTPSLTSVITVLDHKSSKSPSPSVERVSPSASGGKSSCAPESVSKGSPCFYDLDVSFSSSSLPTTQNFTPQVSAPSPLPVFVSLSSPSKTSSPSPVSPLIVSSPMAFNNHNRQLLETPPATHTTTNFTVQQPPVVEPSLDEALDKLLAMSFSQNHTMANVDGPQLKNDAECLGRGMQEVHEELILPLDRSSVQPDTFTNTFTDDSVDGGTDGNGDLDWADEELSMSLHDGLDGTMTPYTERLYTDGSMTPLTEASWMDESMTPSSCPGTPDVTLDLPLLQTPTIDRVSASGHIKSVIRRTKETPNVHPMYREAHLRRKMGPIIVNKNSSQDRLIEELQGKLGIGRSERRRKQSDDWLTEGVIVTSKPQRYRPDGAGSEVDKIIIPPESPVPVRKVLPPPSPPTPRRPPVIEEPKRPLPVQHPPVPIPPPPPPPPSPPPQRTHHIHEPVPAPPRQFIKASPPPAPVQNPSTPKPEPPPPVLKTPTQPPTVDSVPPVAPKVLVSVGCQTEYDPIFPPMQIMAQGKGGVSGGPPTQVNKLDNMLGSLQSDLNKLGVQTVAKGVCGACCKPIVGQVVTAMGRTWHPEHFVCTHCQEEIGSRNFFEREGQPYCEKDYHNLFSPRCYYCNGPILDKVVTALDRTWHPEHFFCAQCGSFFGPEGFHEKDGKAYCRKDYFDMFAPKCGGCARAILENYISALNCLWHPECFVCRECFTPFVNGSFFEHDGQPYCEVHYHERRGSLCSGCQKPITGRCITAMSKKFHPEHFVCAFCLKQLNKGTFKEQNDKPYCHGCFIKLFS
- the pxnb gene encoding paxillin isoform X5; the protein is MYREAHLRRKMGPIIVNKNSSQDRLIEELQGKLGIGRSERRRKQSDDWLTEGVIVTSKPQRYRPDGAGSEVDKIIIPPESPVPVRKVLPPPSPPTPRRPPVIEEPKRPLPVQHPPVPIPPPPPPPPSPPPQRTHHIHEPVPAPPRQFIKASPPPAPVQNPSTPKPEPPPPVLKTPTQPPTVDSVPPVAPKVLVSVGCQTEYDPIFPPMQIMAQGKGGVSGGPPTQVNKLDNMLGSLQSDLNKLGVQTVAKGVCGACCKPIVGQVVTAMGRTWHPEHFVCTHCQEEIGSRNFFEREGQPYCEKDYHNLFSPRCYYCNGPILDKVVTALDRTWHPEHFFCAQCGSFFGPEGFHEKDGKAYCRKDYFDMFAPKCGGCARAILENYISALNCLWHPECFVCRECFTPFVNGSFFEHDGQPYCEVHYHERRGSLCSGCQKPITGRCITAMSKKFHPEHFVCAFCLKQLNKGTFKEQNDKPYCHGCFIKLFS